The following proteins are co-located in the Pyrococcus abyssi GE5 genome:
- a CDS encoding MogA/MoaB family molybdenum cofactor biosynthesis protein — MGVEEHKKSAPKGFRFGVITVSDKGSRGKRKDEAGPLIIKELSELGENVYYKIVPDDKIEILVAIAEAIKSGAEVIVTTGGTGITSSDVTIETVTPLFDKELEFGEIFRYKSYEEIGYAAILTRATGGVIRGRERSVVIFSLPGSVNAVETGLEIIKSEVFHVLKHALE, encoded by the coding sequence ATGGGAGTTGAGGAGCACAAGAAGAGCGCTCCCAAGGGCTTTAGGTTTGGGGTTATAACGGTAAGCGATAAAGGAAGCAGGGGGAAGAGAAAGGACGAGGCCGGGCCTTTGATAATCAAAGAGCTCTCTGAACTCGGCGAAAACGTGTACTATAAGATAGTCCCCGACGATAAAATCGAGATTCTAGTGGCGATAGCCGAGGCCATAAAATCTGGGGCCGAGGTCATAGTGACGACTGGGGGTACTGGAATAACGTCGAGCGATGTTACCATAGAAACAGTTACGCCCCTCTTTGACAAGGAACTTGAGTTCGGGGAGATATTTAGGTATAAGAGCTACGAGGAGATAGGGTACGCGGCAATTTTGACTAGGGCAACTGGAGGGGTTATAAGGGGTAGGGAAAGGAGCGTCGTTATATTCTCCCTCCCGGGAAGCGTTAATGCAGTTGAAACCGGGCTTGAGATAATCAAGAGCGAGGTATTTCACGTGCTCAAGCATGCCCTAGAGTGA
- a CDS encoding NAD(P)-dependent oxidoreductase yields the protein MKPRIGVLFKMKSKPLEELKKYTDVVLKPYPSEEELKEIIPELDGIIIAPVTRITKDILERAERLKVISCQSAGYDHVDVEEATKRGIYVTKVSGLLSEAVAEFALGLLISLMRKIHYADSFIREGKWESHTFVWREFKEVETLYGKEVGIVGMGAIGKAIARRLKPFGCEIYYWSRHRKEDIEREVNAKYLDLDELLEEVDIVILALPLTKETYHIINEERVKKLEGKYLVNIGRGALIDEKALVKAIKEGKLKGFATDVFEEEPVKEHELFRFKWETVLTPHYAGLGKDVLEDMGFRAVENLLKVLRGEIPEDLVNKEVLKVRPIDEVKML from the coding sequence ATGAAACCAAGGATTGGAGTTCTATTCAAGATGAAGAGCAAACCCTTGGAGGAACTTAAGAAATACACTGATGTCGTTTTGAAACCATACCCTAGTGAGGAAGAGTTAAAGGAGATAATTCCAGAGCTTGACGGCATAATAATAGCGCCAGTAACTAGGATAACCAAGGATATTCTGGAGAGGGCTGAGAGGCTTAAAGTGATAAGCTGCCAATCAGCCGGCTACGATCATGTGGACGTTGAAGAGGCGACAAAAAGGGGAATATACGTTACAAAGGTCTCAGGCTTGCTGAGCGAGGCCGTTGCCGAGTTCGCCCTTGGATTGTTGATAAGCTTAATGAGGAAGATACACTATGCCGATTCCTTCATAAGGGAGGGCAAATGGGAAAGCCACACCTTCGTCTGGAGAGAGTTCAAGGAAGTTGAAACCCTGTACGGAAAGGAGGTTGGGATAGTTGGGATGGGGGCAATAGGGAAGGCCATAGCTAGGAGGTTGAAGCCATTCGGTTGTGAAATCTACTACTGGTCAAGGCACAGGAAGGAGGACATAGAGAGGGAAGTCAACGCAAAGTACTTAGACTTGGACGAGCTTCTTGAAGAGGTCGATATCGTAATCTTGGCTTTACCCTTAACCAAGGAAACGTACCACATAATAAACGAGGAGAGAGTTAAGAAGCTAGAGGGGAAGTACCTAGTGAACATTGGAAGAGGGGCACTGATAGATGAGAAAGCCCTCGTTAAAGCGATAAAAGAGGGCAAGCTCAAGGGATTCGCTACCGACGTCTTCGAGGAGGAGCCCGTTAAGGAGCACGAGCTGTTTAGGTTTAAGTGGGAGACAGTTTTAACCCCACACTACGCCGGCCTTGGGAAGGATGTTCTCGAGGACATGGGATTCAGAGCAGTAGAAAACCTTCTAAAGGTGTTGAGGGGAGAGATTCCAGAGGATTTAGTCAACAAGGAAGTTCTTAAAGTTAGACCCATAGACGAGGTTAAGATGCTGTGA
- a CDS encoding M20/M25/M40 family metallo-hydrolase produces the protein MRIIEELKEFTQIPGISGYEERIRERIIEEIKDFADYKVDAIGNLIVELGEGDERLLFMAHMDEIGLLITGITNDGKLRFRKVGGIDDRLLYGRHVSVVTEDKIIDGVIGAIPPHLSLGKGKDVIPWHELVIDIGAESKEEALELVKPLDFAVFKKHFSVLNGRYVSTRSLDDRFGVVALIEAIKDLVDHDLGGKVVFAFTVQEEIGLKGARFLANRYAPEYAFAIDSFACCNELTGDVKLGGGPVIRAVDNSAIYSRDLARKVLSIAEKNKIPIQIGVTGGGTDASVFQERCKALALSVPIKYLHSEVEMLQINDLENLIKLIEAIALEL, from the coding sequence ATGAGGATTATCGAGGAGCTTAAGGAGTTCACCCAGATTCCGGGGATATCAGGATATGAGGAGAGAATTAGGGAGAGGATAATCGAGGAAATAAAGGACTTCGCCGACTACAAGGTTGACGCAATCGGAAATTTAATAGTCGAGCTAGGCGAAGGGGACGAAAGATTGCTCTTCATGGCCCATATGGACGAGATAGGACTTTTAATTACTGGAATAACCAACGATGGGAAGCTGAGGTTCAGGAAGGTTGGTGGGATAGACGATAGGCTACTCTACGGAAGGCACGTCAGCGTCGTTACTGAGGATAAAATTATAGACGGAGTAATAGGCGCTATCCCACCACATCTGAGCCTTGGAAAGGGTAAAGATGTTATTCCGTGGCATGAACTCGTCATAGACATAGGGGCCGAAAGCAAGGAAGAAGCCTTGGAGCTCGTTAAGCCCCTCGACTTTGCGGTCTTCAAGAAGCACTTCTCGGTTCTAAACGGGAGATACGTGAGCACCAGAAGTCTGGACGATAGATTTGGAGTTGTCGCATTGATAGAGGCCATAAAGGATTTGGTAGACCACGACCTCGGCGGAAAAGTTGTCTTCGCATTCACGGTTCAGGAGGAGATAGGGCTCAAGGGTGCAAGGTTCCTTGCAAATCGTTATGCTCCAGAGTATGCGTTTGCCATAGACTCCTTCGCCTGTTGCAATGAGTTAACTGGAGATGTTAAGCTGGGAGGAGGGCCAGTTATAAGGGCCGTCGATAACTCTGCAATATATTCAAGAGACTTAGCAAGGAAAGTTCTTAGCATAGCGGAGAAGAACAAGATACCAATTCAGATTGGAGTTACAGGAGGAGGGACTGATGCTTCAGTATTCCAGGAAAGGTGCAAAGCCCTAGCCCTGAGCGTTCCTATAAAGTACCTTCACAGCGAGGTCGAGATGCTACAAATTAACGACCTTGAAAATCTCATTAAGCTGATAGAGGCAATAGCACTAGAGCTCTAG
- a CDS encoding sulfite exporter TauE/SafE family protein encodes MIDTAILLKAFVTGVVTGTLAAMFGLGGGFLLVPILNLMGVEIHHAVGTSSASIIFTALSSSYAYHRQKRILYRVGILLASTAVVGAYLGAWMTSFISPGKLKVIFGVTLIFVAYRMFRGKRGERREEISVNEKLVPIGGFFSGIASGLLGVGGGIINVPLLTWLGVPIHYAVATSSFAIVFTSTSSAIKHYFLGNVELYWLPLLVPGLIIGAQIGARIAKRTKASSLRKGFAVVMLILAIRMILKGLGYSVP; translated from the coding sequence ATGATAGATACGGCAATTCTACTGAAAGCTTTCGTGACCGGTGTAGTTACTGGAACTCTCGCCGCGATGTTCGGCCTCGGGGGCGGATTCCTACTGGTTCCAATCCTGAATCTTATGGGAGTCGAGATACATCATGCCGTTGGTACCTCCAGTGCCAGCATAATCTTTACAGCCCTTAGCTCATCCTACGCTTACCACAGGCAAAAAAGAATACTCTACAGGGTTGGGATATTGCTGGCAAGCACGGCCGTAGTTGGAGCGTACCTTGGCGCATGGATGACCTCCTTCATATCCCCAGGAAAGCTCAAGGTGATATTCGGTGTAACCCTGATATTCGTGGCCTACAGGATGTTCAGGGGTAAGAGAGGAGAGAGAAGGGAAGAGATAAGCGTCAATGAAAAGCTCGTTCCAATAGGAGGTTTCTTCTCTGGAATTGCAAGTGGCTTACTTGGGGTTGGGGGAGGAATAATAAACGTCCCCCTTTTAACTTGGCTCGGCGTTCCCATTCACTATGCCGTGGCAACCTCCAGCTTCGCAATAGTGTTCACATCCACAAGCAGTGCGATAAAGCACTACTTCCTGGGGAACGTTGAGCTTTACTGGCTTCCCCTTCTAGTCCCTGGCCTCATAATCGGGGCCCAAATAGGAGCCAGGATAGCCAAGAGAACAAAGGCAAGTTCACTAAGAAAAGGGTTCGCCGTTGTCATGTTAATCTTGGCGATAAGGATGATACTCAAAGGGCTAGGCTACAGCGTTCCATGA